A genomic window from Micromonospora sp. WMMA1947 includes:
- a CDS encoding DUF1330 domain-containing protein, with product MPAYAIAHLQDAAPHRDVAEYIERLPATLAPYGGRFLVHATPHEVKEGAWPGAVVVLGFPGIAEARAWWDSPAYQEIAPLRSRHIEGDIILVEGVPDDYSPTGIVQAIRSAAS from the coding sequence ATGCCCGCGTACGCCATCGCCCACCTCCAGGACGCCGCACCGCACCGGGACGTCGCCGAGTACATCGAGCGGCTCCCGGCCACCCTCGCCCCGTACGGCGGCCGTTTCCTCGTCCACGCCACGCCGCACGAGGTGAAGGAGGGCGCCTGGCCCGGCGCCGTCGTGGTGCTCGGCTTCCCCGGCATCGCCGAGGCGCGGGCCTGGTGGGACTCGCCCGCCTACCAGGAGATCGCGCCGCTGCGCTCGCGGCACATCGAGGGCGACATCATCCTGGTCGAGGGCGTCCCCGACGACTACTCCCCGACCGGCATCGTGCAGGCGATCCGGTCGGCGGCGTCCTGA